Part of the Zhongshania aliphaticivorans genome, TGCAATCTCTTTATCACCCAGTTCCGTCCACTGCCCAACCTTCACTTTAGACGGGATAAACACCGAGCCGTAACGCACCCTTTTTAAACGATTCACCTGCAGCTCTTGGGACTCCCACAAACGCCGCACCTCACGATTACGCCCCTCCATGATAACTACATAATACCAATGGTTTATCCCCTCACCGCCGCCATCGACAATATCGGTAAACTTTGCAAGACCATCCTCTAGCTGCACGCCTTCTTTCAAACGCGTTAAGGTGTCTTCGTTGGCATTACCCATCACGCGGCACAAATATTCGCGCTCAATGGTTGTGGAGGGATGCATTAATTTATTGGCTAAATCACCGTCAGTGGTAAACAATAATAAGCCCGTTGTGTTGAAGTCTAAACGCCCTACCGATATCCAACGCTCGCCCTGTAAACGCGGTAAGCGATCAAAGACTGAACGCCTACCCTCAGGGTCCTTTCTACTGCATATTTCGCCCTCAGGCTTGTTATACAACAAAATACGCGGCTTAGCTGTGGCTGAATCTAGGCGTAAAGGCTTACCGTCAACTTGAATTTTGACATTATTTGTTACCCGGTCACCAAGCGTCGCCACTTTGCCATCGACTAAAATTCGCCCCTCGCTGATCACTTTTTCCATTTCTCTGCGTGAACCTAAACCGGCTCGCGCAAGTACTTTTTGTAGTTTTTCATCTGTTTGTATCATTAAAAATTGGTCTCAGGTGGGTAGTCTTGGTCATAAACCTGATCATCGATTCGCTCGCTGGATGAATCCGTGTTTACTTCCTGCTCAGACCCGCTCTCGGTTTCGGTTTCGGTTTCGGTTTCGGCAATGTCATTGTCACTACTGGACGTATCTTCTGCAAATTCACCGGTATTTAATTCTAATTCACCATTAAGTGTATCAAGATCGGTTATTTCGGCTAAACTCGGCAGCTCATCTAAATTGCGCAAATTAAAGTAATCTAAAAACTTGCGCGTGGTGGCATACATTGCAGGACGACCTGGTACGTCTTTATGACCAACTACGCGAACCCACTCACGCTCTAACATTGTTTTAATAATTTGCGAACTCACAGCGACACCACGTATATCCTCAATATCGCCACGTGTTATTGGTTGCCGATAAGCGATTAAAGCGAGTGTTTCTAACATAGCACGAGAATAACGCTGGGGCTTTTCTTCCCATAAGCGCCCAACCCACGGCGCTAAGTCATCACACACTTGCAAGCGA contains:
- the rluB gene encoding 23S rRNA pseudouridine(2605) synthase RluB codes for the protein MIQTDEKLQKVLARAGLGSRREMEKVISEGRILVDGKVATLGDRVTNNVKIQVDGKPLRLDSATAKPRILLYNKPEGEICSRKDPEGRRSVFDRLPRLQGERWISVGRLDFNTTGLLLFTTDGDLANKLMHPSTTIEREYLCRVMGNANEDTLTRLKEGVQLEDGLAKFTDIVDGGGEGINHWYYVVIMEGRNREVRRLWESQELQVNRLKRVRYGSVFIPSKVKVGQWTELGDKEIADVYGMADLAVPEVAIPAGGRGRRTR
- the scpB gene encoding SMC-Scp complex subunit ScpB, whose amino-acid sequence is MIPDIQQLKRIVEAALMAVGRPLTLQHIAELFDPEERPTTGDIQDALNAIKQDCDGRGFELKVVASGYRLQVCDDLAPWVGRLWEEKPQRYSRAMLETLALIAYRQPITRGDIEDIRGVAVSSQIIKTMLEREWVRVVGHKDVPGRPAMYATTRKFLDYFNLRNLDELPSLAEITDLDTLNGELELNTGEFAEDTSSSDNDIAETETETETESGSEQEVNTDSSSERIDDQVYDQDYPPETNF